The DNA window ATAAGAGATCAAATAGTATTAAGCTCCTCCCACTGACCACTCCCTTCCTCTGACACCTGAGAGCAGAGGTGATCAATAATCCATCCTTATTGATCAGAGCAGACATGAGGATGAATTAACAGTTGAGTCGACTCCAGAGGAAACTGGATCCAACCGGACGTGGCTGTGAGGAACTTGTGATGATGACATCTGTGATGAAGTGAAGCTAAAACCTGATGGAGGAGTTTAAACAGTCGAACCTGGTCGAGAGCTGCTGAgtctgtggaggagcaggaagctgaTTCACAACAAGGAGTGTGAGAGGAATTtagatttgtctttgtttctgttcttgTTATGATGTTTAACAAATGAAAACTCGCAGCTTGAAGCTTCGTCACTGCAGCTGAAGAATGACTCGGCTTTTAGAAGATTTTTACTTTATCTGATGCTGGTTTGGAATATACTTTTGTTTGGAGGATTGATGTCATTCATATGAATAAACCTGAGGAGTTTGTTAAGTCGAGTGTTTTCTTTGCTACATTTCACAAACCTGATATAATTCAACTGtatttaaactgtgtgtgtgtgtgtgtgtgtgtgtgtgtgtgtgtgtgtgtgtgtgtgtgtgtcgtcgctgcagcagcagaacacttccacataaaaaaaacaaaaacataaagacCAGGTggagtttttaaaaacctgcctttattttgaaggaagTTAGAGTTTGGACTCTACAGACATTTGAGGACATTGAAGTCACAGATGCTTCCTGTGGGACATCCACACAGCTTCCCGATCCTCGAGCCTTTACGCAGCGCACACGTCTcgcctgcatcacactgacacacacacgtgcacacgtgcacacacacacacacacacacacgcacgcacacacaatcagTCTCTGGGACCACATCTAAACCAGGTCTGTAGGAACTCTCCACAGAGGGAAGATGGAACATGAAGAtttgtattttagtttgttcCTGTTGAATAAATTGTCATTTCTGATGACGTTTGAATTTGAgtgaactgaacctttaatttcCTTCACGTTGTCATATAAGAAAGAAAAGGTTCTCACTGAAGGAAGCCGGCCGAGCTTCTTCTCTGTCGACGGCAGCTGTTTGCTCTTTAACTTCTCCAGAACTTCCTGTAGAGCTTCAATCTGTGGACCAAACGGAAATTTGactctgaaaacaaacatttcaacagATTCAAGACAAATCAAAATCAGTTCTGTAAAGTCCATACTGATCATCTCTGTGGATAACGTGAGACGTGCAGTTCTAACTCACCagctctttctcctcctgcatctTGGAGGCGTCGTCCTCATGTGGTCGCTCCTCTCTCAGCTCCTCACAGCCCGCGACAGCAAccagcagccagcaggaggcgctcagcagcagcatcctgccGCGGAGCATCGTGCTGGGGACTCGGACCGGTGGAGGACGCTGAGGGACGCTGAGGGACGCTGAGGGACGCTGAGGGACCCTGAGGGACGCTGAGGGACGCTGAGAGAcgctgagggacactgagggacccTGAGGGACGCTGAGGGAcgctgagggacactgagggacccTGAGGGACGCTGAGGGACGCTGAGAGAcgctgagggacactgagggacccTGAGGGACGCTGAGGGACGCTGAGGGACGCTGCACACGTCAGAGCGTCCTCTGGATACTGAGGCAGAGTCCGAGGCGAGGGTTTATACCTGAGCGGCTCTGGCGTCACTGTGTTTGTTCAGTGTGATGAGACTGacctcaggtcagaggtcagcagaacatctgctccttcaacaggaagtgacgaacaTCTGTGTTTAAActttgtttctgcagcttcacaCAAGCAAAGGAAGAATATTTTAAACCTTTAAGACGTGAAGTCAGTGATTCTGCATCAGTCACCACATCTCATCTGTGTAATATTCAATCAGTCTGATCTGCTCCAGGAAGCTGCTGAGACCTGAAGAGACAGTTTCCTGTTGAAGTGTCTCAGACCAGTTTGATCCTGAGTGAGTCTGCAGGTTCCTTCAGGGGACACGTCCAAACACACATCTCATTTCCTGCTCAGAGTGAGACCTCTGTCTCTGACCAGGTCAACAAcatatcatttaatattcagctCAAtaacctctcacacacacacacactcacacacacactgcactcacacacacactgcactcacacacacacacacacacacacaacacacacacacacacactcacacacacacactcacacacacaaaaacacacacacacaaacacacacacacaaacacacacacacaaacacacacacacaaacacacacacacactacactctcacaaacacacacacacacacaaacgcacacacacacacacacacacacaaccttacCTCTCTACCGATCAGAGCTGTTCCGTGTTCAGCCACATGGGGGCAGTAACTTGCAGTCTCAGGCACGAGGCGATGACGTCACACTGACCCTGGAGCTGCCGCTGTGGAAACCacgtgtgagaggaggaggaggaagaggaggaggaggaggaggaggaagaggaggaggagggatgatcAACAGAgacaataacaacattttaatgtgtttaaatgaatcactcctgagggggggggggggtggaggagaggaggagccggAGGAACCCAGagcagctgtgattggtcggcttCTCTCCTGTATCTCTCTGGTTTCCTTTGGTTtgatctttttcttcttcctctactTTACTCGGATCAGCAGGTCTTTAACctgctaacacacaaacacaaacacacaaacacaacacaaacacaaacacaaacacattaaagaaCAGCGAGCATCCCACGTTTCCATTGACCGACATGTGACCGACATGTGACTGACATGTGACCGACGTCCAGTGTGTGCGAGCTGAAGACAATAAGATTTAAAATAGTTAAATCTGTAGTTATCTCTGTTGTGTCCCACGTTTAAAGTTGCTGTAGTTGTGCAGCAGCTTTAAGACAGAAGCTACTTCCTGTTGAAACAGGAAGTCACTGGTGACCTTTAGCCAACCTGAAACCAACTTCATCTCACTTGAGTAGCCAACTGATTTAAATACGAGTTTCGGAGTTCTCTCAGGGAAGATTCAAAACACTTGAGCAGCTTGTTTCACATtggttgttttatttgaatcagATAAATctaatgtatcttaatcttaatcttaataaatgtatcttaatctgaCGGAGacttaaagaaaaacatgaagttGATCAACTGACGACTGATGACGAGTCAAACTGTGGATTCAGAGAAACGAagctgaggagaaagaaaaacatgagaTGGAAACGAAGCTGAGATCAGGAACCAGTGTagactgaggaggaaacagcaggagacacacacacacacacacacacacacacacacaatcacacactctcacacacacacacacacacacacacacactcacagctgaTATGTGTGTATTGTGACCTTAATTAGTGAGTTTGCGATGGAATCAATTTGACACCTTTTAGAAAACCTTAAAACTGCAGTTTCACTTCCCCTTACACTTTAATATTACATCTTAAAACTTTAAAAGACTTGCATTTTATTCCTTTAAATCGAATTAAAcctaaattaaagtaaaaaaaaactgttaaacttCAGTTTAACACATGTTAAACACACtaatattttactttaacatCAACATTAAATtcaaaaacctttattttattcctttaaattaaacaaaaaggtTCTTTTAATGAAAAAACGGATGAAAAGTTCTTCAAACCTTTGGAGTAAACTTTTGTCCAAAACTTAaattttattctttcaaaaaaaTCTTTAGGTTAAAACCAGTTAAGACTCAGTTTAACTTAAGAAAATCATTTTACTTAAATAAtctatttaattttgtatttcatTAATTAGTTTTTTAACATGAA is part of the Limanda limanda chromosome 9, fLimLim1.1, whole genome shotgun sequence genome and encodes:
- the LOC133011069 gene encoding cocaine- and amphetamine-regulated transcript protein-like produces the protein MLRGRMLLLSASCWLLVAVAGCEELREERPHEDDASKMQEEKELIEALQEVLEKLKSKQLPSTEKKLGRLPSCDAGETCALRKGSRIGKLCGCPTGSICDFNVLKCL